Below is a window of Nitrospiraceae bacterium DNA.
TGCCAGATCAAATGAACATGATTTAATCAATTTTCTAGACATCTCCGAGAGAGGTGTTTGCAGGGATTTCAACACCTTGAATCTCTACCGTCAGGAATAGAAAGCGGGTAGTCCACCATTGCATTCACCTAATTTACTCTGTAAATGCATGAGCTAAATGGTCGGTGATGGGTTTCACGAGATAAGAAAGAATCGTTCGATCCCCTGTTTGGATAAATGCTTCGACAGGCATACCAGGAATCAGTTTCTTTTCTTGTAATTTACCAAGTTCCTCTTCCTCAATAATCAATCGTGCCACATAATAGGTTCCACCCGTCAGCTCATCACGGGTCAGATCGGCAGAAATTGTGGCCACATTGGCCGTTAATTCAGGAGTGGTTCGCTGATTAAATGCCGGGAAACGAACCACAGCAATTTGTCTGGGTTGAACTTGGTCCACGTCCGTTGGTTGAACTTGCGCCTCGACAACCAACACGTCTTCCTGAGGCACAATAAATAGGAGAGTTTCACCAGCTCCAACAACTCCTTCGATGGTATGCACACCCATTTGATGGATAAAACCTGTTCGCGGAGCTCGGATTTCAACTCGTTGCAATTTATCCAATGCGGCAATTCTTTCTTCCTGTAATTGCGCCATTCGTGCACGAACGGATTGTAAGTTTTCCAAGACGCCGGAGCGAAATTCATCTTCAATTTGTAAAATTTGAAGACGGCGTTCACTGATCGTTTCATGGGCTTGGGCCATTTGGGCTTCTAATTCTCCACGATCCCCTAAGAGGTCCGCCCGATCCCGTTTGAAAGCCGTAATTTCACTCGCCATGACTAACCCTTGTGGAAGAAGAGGTTCCAAGGCTTCAAGCCGCTCTTCTGTCAGCCGAATGCTTTCAGTTTTGGCATTTTGCTGTACACCCAACCCTCGAATTTGGTCTTGGATCTGCGCGATCTGCTCTTCCAATTGAGATTTTTTTCCCTGAAGAGTTGAGCGCCGGGTATCTCGTAATGCTCGTTGATCCGAAAGACTACTGGCCACGAAGGTTTCACGTTTGCTGCGCTCCAAAAGATCCGTCGGATATTGCATGAGGACAGCACCATCTCGTTCGGCAATCAACCGGACTTCCTGTGCAGCCAATTCCCCCATCTCACTGGTTATCATGGCCAAATTGGCATTCACCACCGTATCGTCTAACTTCACAAGTAAATCGCCAGCTTGAACTATATCACCATCCCGAACCAAAATTTCCTTCACGATGCCGCCTTCCTGATGTTGAACGCGCTTGGCTTTAGTTTCGACCACAATGAGACCCGGAGCGATGACTGCCCCACTGATTTCTTGAACGGCTGCCCATCCACCAATACCGCCGACCAAGACGAAAATAATCGCCATCCCCCCGGCTAAATGTCGATGAAGACTTCGAATGATTTGGTGTTCCGTGTCAGTCGAAATTTCCGGCATGTAAAACTCCCGGCTCGTTCGATGAGCTTAAGACCTGAGCCAAAACCTCGGCTTTTTTCCCAAAACGGCCTTGGTGTCCATTTTGCATAAAGAGAACATGATCAAGCGACTCAATGGCACTTGGGCGATGCGCAACAACGATGACAATACTGCCTCGATTTCGCATAGTCCGAATAGCTTCTCGGAGAGCCACATCGCCCTCGGCATCAAGGTTAGAGTTAGGTTCGTCTAAAACGAGTAAAAAGGGTGCCCCATACAAAGCACGGGCCAGCCCGATCCGCTGGCATAATCCGGCTGAAAGACGGTTTCCACTTTCCCCGATGACGGTGTCATACCCTTTGGGCAATCCG
It encodes the following:
- a CDS encoding HlyD family type I secretion periplasmic adaptor subunit, which produces MPEISTDTEHQIIRSLHRHLAGGMAIIFVLVGGIGGWAAVQEISGAVIAPGLIVVETKAKRVQHQEGGIVKEILVRDGDIVQAGDLLVKLDDTVVNANLAMITSEMGELAAQEVRLIAERDGAVLMQYPTDLLERSKRETFVASSLSDQRALRDTRRSTLQGKKSQLEEQIAQIQDQIRGLGVQQNAKTESIRLTEERLEALEPLLPQGLVMASEITAFKRDRADLLGDRGELEAQMAQAHETISERRLQILQIEDEFRSGVLENLQSVRARMAQLQEERIAALDKLQRVEIRAPRTGFIHQMGVHTIEGVVGAGETLLFIVPQEDVLVVEAQVQPTDVDQVQPRQIAVVRFPAFNQRTTPELTANVATISADLTRDELTGGTYYVARLIIEEEELGKLQEKKLIPGMPVEAFIQTGDRTILSYLVKPITDHLAHAFTE